The following proteins are co-located in the Lagenorhynchus albirostris chromosome 2, mLagAlb1.1, whole genome shotgun sequence genome:
- the VTCN1 gene encoding V-set domain-containing T-cell activation inhibitor 1: MIQWLNGGVMDLVHEFKEGKDDLSDQDEMFRGRTAVFADQVIVGNASLRLKNVQLTDAGTCKCYIITSKGKGNANLEYKTGAFSIPEVNADCNATSESLRCEAPRWFPQPTVVWASQVDWGANFSEVSDTSFELNSKNVTMKVVSVLYNVTINNTYSCMIENNIAKATGDIKVTDSEIKRQSHLQLLNSKASLCVSSVAITWVLLPLCPYLMLK, translated from the exons ATGATACAGTGGCTGAACGGAGGTGTTATGGACTTGGTCCATGAGTTCAAAGAAGGCAAAGATGACCTGTCGGACCAGGATGAAATGTTCAGAGGTCGGACAGCAGTGTTTGCTGATCAAGTAATAGTTGGCAATGCCTCTCTGAGGCTGAAAAATGTGCAACTCACAGATGCTGGTACCTGTAAGTGTTACATCATCACTTCTAAAGGCAAGGGGAATGCTAACCTCGAGTATAAAACTGGAG CCTTCAGCATCCCAGAAGTGAACGCGGACTGTAACGCCACCTCAGAGAGCTTACGATGTGAGGCTCCCCGATGGTTTCCCCAGCCAACAGTGGTCTGGGCATCCCAAGTTGACTGGGGAGCCAACTTCTCAGAAGTCTCCGACACCAGCTTTGAGCTGAACTCTAAGAATGTGACCATGAAGGTTGTATCTGTACTCTACAATGTCACGATCAACAACACATACTCCTGTATGATTGAAAACAACATTGCCAAAGCCACAGGGGATATCAAAGTGACAG ACTCTGAGATTAAAAGGCAAAGTCACCTCCAGCTGCTGAACTCAAAggcttccctgtgtgtctcttctgTTGCCATCACCTGGGTACTCCTGCCTCTCTGCCCTTACCTGATGCTAAAATAA